GCGGCCTCGGCCTGCAAACCGTCACAGGCCGCCAGCACGGTGCGCGCCCAGGCCAGCACCCGCTCGCCAGGCGCGGTAAAGCCTTCGAAGCGTTGGCCGCGGTTGACCAATGGCAGCTCCAGCTCTTCTTCGAGGCTGCGCAGACGCATGGACAAGGTCGGCTGGGTGATGTGACAACGTGCGGCGGCCTGGCCGAAGTGACGGGTTTCGTCGAGGGCGATGAGGAATTTCAGTTGCTTGATGTCCATCTTCGCTCCAGGGCGCGGGAAGGTCGGGATTCTAGCGCCTGGGGGCAAGCGGCGTCATTGGTCGGGTGAGAACCGAGGGTTGCAACCTTGGTCTAGGCTTTTGCGTCTGGAACCCAAAACCCAAGGAGCGTGCACCATGAGTATTTTTAGCTTTGTGAAAGAAGCAGGCGAAAAACTTATCGATCTGCTGACACCCGGCAATGCCAATGCCAGCGAGCAGTTGAAGGAACACATCAGCAAGGTCGGCCTGGGTAACCCGAATGTGCAGGCGACAGTGGATGGCGACAAGGTCACGGTGACAGGTGAAGTCGGCAGTCAGGAAGAGAAGGAGAAGATTCTGTTGGCGGTGGGCAATATCGCCGGCGTCGGGAGCGTGGATGACCAGATTACGGTGACCGGGCCGGTGGTGAAGGCTGCGACCTTTGTCACGGTTGTGAAGGGCGACACCCTGAGTGCGATTTCCTTGCGCGTGTATGGCGATGCCAACAAGTATCAAAAGATCTTCGAGGCCAACAAGCCGATGCTCAAGGATGTGAACAAGATTTATCCGGGGCAGTCGTTGCGGATTCCGGAGTAACACATAAACCTGTGGCGAGGGAGC
This DNA window, taken from Pseudomonas fluorescens NCIMB 11764, encodes the following:
- the lysM gene encoding peptidoglycan-binding protein LysM, whose amino-acid sequence is MSIFSFVKEAGEKLIDLLTPGNANASEQLKEHISKVGLGNPNVQATVDGDKVTVTGEVGSQEEKEKILLAVGNIAGVGSVDDQITVTGPVVKAATFVTVVKGDTLSAISLRVYGDANKYQKIFEANKPMLKDVNKIYPGQSLRIPE